One window of the Trypanosoma brucei gambiense DAL972 chromosome 3, complete sequence genome contains the following:
- a CDS encoding mitochondrial carrier protein, putative, translating into MVSEGTSAAGRLEGESPLALRVDTGEIVAGCLAGFVEHFFMFPFDTLKTRVQSGDSTNVILAAKRISRNERLAHLYRGFAPIIVSAVPAHGAYYSTYEAAKRVFGEDSTVSITVSASCAVAAHDTISTPFDVIKQRMQMDGSRKFASSLQCGQCAVAEGGVRCLLLSLPTTILMNIPHFSAYWLVYEGFLAYLGGERRNRETEVAGDYITGGLLAGSVASIVSSPLDVVKTQLQLGLRKNIPDAVRYVLVNRGTKGFFAGVTARVMCTAPAGALSMITYETAKKFMEER; encoded by the coding sequence ATGGTTTCCGAGGGCACTTCCGCTGCAGGTCGCCTGGAGGGTGAGTCGCCGCTTGCGCTGCGCGTCGATACTGGCGAAATTGTCGCGGGATGCCTCGCCGGTTTTGTGGAACATTTCTTTATGTTCCCGTTTGACACTTTGAAGACACGGGTTCAGAGTGGGGACTCGACGAATGTCATATTAGCGGCAAAGCGTATTTCGCGGAATGAGCGACTTGCACATCTTTACCGCGGATTCGCGCCCATCATCGTTTCTGCCGTTCCAGCGCATGGTGCATATTACAGCACATATGAGGCTGCGAAGCGTGTCTTTGGTGAGGATTCCACAGTGTCTATAACGGTCTCTGCCAGTTGTGCGGTCGCTGCTCATGACACCATTTCCACCCCATTTGATGTTATCAAGCAGCGGATGCAGATGGACGGGAGCCGGAAGTTTGCCTCATCGCTTCAGTGTGGTCAATGTGCAGTTGCGGAAGGGGGCGTGCGGTGCCTTCTCCTCTCTTTGCCCACCACTATTTTAATGAACATTCCACATTTCTCAGCCTACTGGTTAGTTTATGAGGGGTTTCTTGCATACTTGGGTGGTGAGCGGCGCAATAGGGAAACGGAAGTTGCGGGAGATTACATAACCGGGGGCCTCCTGGCAGGCAGTGTGGCTTCTATTGTCTCGTCACCGTTAGACGTTGTAAAGACTCAGCTGCAACTCGGTCTTAGAAAGAATATCCCCGATGCGGTGCGCTATGTCTTAGTCAATCGTGGCACCAAAGGTTTCTTTGCCGGAGTTACGGCGAGAGTTATGTGTACCGCTCCTGCTGGTGCCCTGTCAATGATCACATATGAAACGGCCAAGAAGTTCATGGAGGAACGGTAA
- a CDS encoding actin-like protein, putative, whose product MDATCVIDYGSHTVKHTCISKADKNSAFEFNINEAPTQAFAANDSLDIVLFGRHVAELISDTCPAGSALTLCLLTDTWLPRRKRELLLKCCFECLGAKRVSLVDSVSTALFSSGETTGVCVDVGYGGVRAVPVVNGFPQSFLGEDVRSVGAKNTDTVLRRHIPQASEPVLLALKSRVCFVGDEPPAVSRQISLPDGSTFPMTLSPSVCREAGEALLYNAPTASAPNALRHMYQKSLLECPSLDRWVLVGAASGMAGVGRVLGEAMTHALTVTQREGPQYIAVKDPAHAAVCGGAILSQLSTFKKMCVTVEEYVEEGPHYCVRPKII is encoded by the coding sequence ATGGACGCTACATGTGTAATTGATTATGGATCACATACAGTGAAGCATACCTGCATTTCAAAGGCTGATAAGAACTCTGCCTTTGAGTTCAATATTAACGAGGCTCCAACTCAAGCTTTCGCGGCTAATGATTCGCTAGACATTGTGCTCTTCGGTAGACATGTTGCCGAGTTGATCTCAGACACATGCCCCGCTGGGTCTGCGCTCACGCTATGTTTGCTGACGGACACATGGTTACCGCGGAGGAAACGCGAGCTGCTTCTGAAGTGCTGCTTTGAATGCCTTGGTGCTAAGCGCGTTTCGCTAGTGGACAGCGTCTCGACGGCTCTTTTCTCCTCGGGAGAAACGACGggtgtttgtgtggatgTGGGCTATGGGGGTGTTCGCGCGGTCCCGGTGGTGAACGGGTTTCCGCAGTCATTTTTAGGCGAGGATGTGCGCTCTGTTGGAGCGAAGAATACCGACACGGTGTTGCGCCGCCATATTCCGCAGGCCAGTGAGCCGGTGCTTCTCGCGCTCAAGTCAAGGgtatgttttgttggcgATGAGCCTCCTGCAGTGTCCCGACAGATATCACTTCCTGATGGGAGCACCTTTCCAATGACGCTCAGCCCGTCTGTATGTCGGGAAGCGGGTGAGGCACTTCTTTACAATGCACCGACAGCCAGTGCTCCAAACGCTCTGCGGCACATGTACCAAAAATCGTTGTTGGAGTGCCCATCGCTGGATCGTTGGGTACTTGTTGGAGCAGCCTCAGGCATGGCGGGAGTGGGGCGAGTACTTGGGGAAGCAATGACACATGCTCTCACAGTTACGCAGAGAGAAGGACCGCAATACATCGCCGTGAAGGATCCGGCTCACGCTGCTGTTTGCGGCGGGGCGATTCTTTCCCAGTTGAGTACCTTCAAAAAGATGTGTGTTACGGTTGAGGAGTACGTGGAGGAAGGGCCGCACTACTGCGTACGGCCCAAGATTATTTGA
- a CDS encoding IAG-nucleoside hydrolase, protein MAKTVILDHDGNKDDFVAMILLLSNPKKVNLIGCICTDADCFVENGFDVTGKIMCAMHRLIKTPLFPIGKSTATAVNAFPTEWRFSAKNLDDMPFLNIVEDVALWEKLKPENEAHNGQQLLADLVMKSKEKVTVCVTGPLSNMAWCIEKYGEAFTSKVEECVIMGGAVDVGGNVFLPTTDGSAEWNIYWDPPAAKKVLCCPNIRCVLFSLDATNTVPVRSVDVKGFGAQNQYLLSQMVGTMWAMSTHEEILRDGDAYYAWDALTAAYILEPTIATLEPVALDVDVSKGKSEGRTPRASGEGKPCVHVARNPSKQMFHDLVFASTRVC, encoded by the coding sequence atggcgaAAACAGTGATCCTCGACCATGATGGTAACAAGGATGACTTCGTGGCCATGATTCTGTTGCTTTCCAACCCTAAGAAGGTGAACCTAATTGGTTGTATCTGCACTGATGCTGATTGCTTCGTTGAAAACGGATTTGATGTGACGGGAAAGATCATGTGTGCCATGCACAGGCTCATCAAAACGCCCCTCTTTCCTATTGGAAAGTCAACCGCCACTGCGGTGAATGCGTTCCCAACCGAGTGGCGCTTCAGCGCGAAAAACTTGGATGATATGCCATTCCTCAATATTGTCGAGGACGTTGCGCTGTGGGAAAAGCTGAAGCCTGAGAATGAGGCGCACAATGGCCAGCAGCTGCTCGCCGATCTCGTGATGAAGTCGAAGGAGAAGGTAACCGTCTGCGTTACGggaccactttccaacatgGCTTGGTGCATTGAGAAATACGGTGAGGCATTCACATCGAAGGTGGAGGAATGCGTCATCATGGGTGGTGCAGTTGATGTGGGTGGGAatgttttcctccccacCACTGATGGCAGTGCCGAGTGGAACATCTACTGGGACCCACCGGCAGCCAAAAAGGTATTGTGCTGCCCCAACATCCGCTGTGTTCTCTTCTCGCTTGACGCCACCAACACCGTTCCCGTCCGCTCCGTCGACGTGAAGGGTTTTGGTGCACAAAATCAATACCTCCTTTCGCAGATGGTTGGTACCATGTGGGCCATGTCTACTCATGAGGAAATATTGCGTGATGGTGACGCCTATTACGCCTGGGATGCGCTGACAGCGGCGTATATTTTGGAGCCCACTATTGCCACACTCGAACCGGTTGCTTTGGATGTGGACGTCAGTAAAGGGAAGAGCGAAGGCCGAACTCCACGTGCCAGCGGTGAGGGCAAGCCGTGCGTCCACGTCGCCAGAAATCCCTCGAAGCAGATGTTCCACGACTTAGTGTTCGCTTCCACACGCGTTTGCTGA
- a CDS encoding RNA-binding protein RBP6, putative, with product MFYPNSPQTSPQLTQIPYGQQYAMMQRQIQQPYHPFATTEPQARLYPYHYQGPIQQEQGGFITQQSTAASPQYVQMRVTPVDQSIMSGYPNQTANGSSSSSFNYNIHPQQQQQQQQQQQQQLRHHAMPVGSVPLQDDRYRKQLIVNYLAPDVTSTDLHELFSRFGELDGARIIYDKQTNMSKGYGFVYFCHAEDAKEAVERMSGYEFHGKWLKVGYSTNPLNIVPSNSSPYVHAGSRGAAG from the coding sequence ATGTTCTACCCCAACAGCCCGCAGACCTCGCCACAGCTGACGCAAATTCCATACGGGCAGCAATATGCCATGATGCAACGGCAGATTCAACAGCCGTATCATCCCTTTGCTACTACGGAGCCTCAAGCTCGATTATATCCGTATCATTACCAGGGCCCCATTCAACAGGAACAGGGTGGTTTCATCACTCAACAATCCACAGCTGCCAGTCCGCAATATGTTCAAATGCGTGTAACACCTGTGGATCAAAGTATTATGAGCGGCTACCCCAATCAAACGGCAAATggttcctcctcttcttccttcaattataatattcatccgcaacaacaacaacaacaacaacaacagcagcagcagcagttgagaCATCATGCCATGCCCGTTGGAAGTGTGCCTCTGCAAGATGATCGTTATCGCAAGCAATTAATTGTAAATTATCTcgcccctgatgtgacaagTACGGACCTTCATGAACTTTTCTCCCGCTTTGGAGAACTTGATGGGGCGCGAATTATTTACGACAAGCAAACCAATATGTCGAAGGGTTATGgttttgtatatttttgcCATGCGGAAGATGCGAAGGAAGCTGTGGAGCGAATGAGTGGTTACGAATTCCATGGCAAATGGCTTAAAGTTGGTTACTCCACAAATCCATTAAATATTGTGCCCAGTAACAGTTCCCCATACGTTCATGCGGGTTCCCGCGGAGCCGCTGGTTGA